The nucleotide sequence CGCCCAGGTCTATGTACTGAACAGCCTGAGCGAAGACGAACTGGTGCAGTTATTGCAGCGAGCGCGTGACAAGGGCGCACTGGACGGCCTGGAGTTTGACGAGCAGGCCATCGCCGCCCTCAGCGGCTACGCCGATGGCGATGCACGACGCTTTCTCAATCTGCTGGAGCAAACCCGCACCGCCGCGCTGGCCCGCAAAACCAGCCAGATCACCCAGGACTTTCTGGCCGAAGTGCTCAGCGTCAACGCCCGCCGCTTCGACAAGGGCGGCGACGCCTTTTACGACCAGATTTCTGCCCTGCACAAATCGGTGCGTGGCTCCAACCCGGATGCCGCGCTGTATTGGCTCACCCGCATGCTGGATGGCGGCGCAGACCCGCGCTATCTGGCACGCCGCTTGGTGCGCATGGCCTGGGAAGACATCGGCCTGGCCGACCCGCGCGCCATGCAGATCTGCAATGATGCGGCCGCCACCTTCGAACGGCTGGGCAGCCCGGAAGGCGAACTGGCGCTGGCGCAGGCCGCCATCTATCTGGCCGTGGCCGCCAAGAGCAATGCCGGCTACATGGCCTACAACCAGGCCCGCGCCTTCGTGAAGCAGGACAAGAGCCGCCCGGTGCCGGTACACCTGCGCAATGCCCCCACCAAGCTGATGAAAGAACTGGGCTACGGCCACGAATACCGCTATGCCCATGACGAGCCCAATGCCTACGCCGCCGGCGAAAGCTATCTGCCGGATGACATGCCGGAGCCGGGCTGGTACCAGCCGGTACCGCGCGGGCTGGAAATCAAGATTGGTGAAAAGCTTGCCCTGCTGAAGAAGTGGGATGAAGAGGCTGGTAAGAAGTAGAAATATCAGGCTGAAGATGCGCAATATTTCAATAACTTATGACACCACTCGCTTATTGAGTAGCAGATGTAGACACCAGATTGACCACCAAGGCCTACCCGGCGTGCCGCAATTTGCTGCCCAACACGCCAACCACCGCAGAACAATACGCCCCTACCTCCTGGCCGCCTTCTCCCGCAAAGCAGGTCGCCTGTCAGCATCTACAAGCCTGCTTGCAGCGCTTATAATGCGCGTTTGGCCTGCAACAGGCAGGACAAAGCCTGTCGCTTGCCGGTACACTTGCGCATTGCAGCACGCTGTATGATGTCTGCACGCTTGCAACACCCGGCATCAGACACTGTACTCGCGGGTAAAACCGCCGCCAGCATGGCAGGTACCGCAATACAGCAAGGCAGCGCCAGTTTCGCCAAGCGGTCGGCAAGACCGCCAACAAGACACAGCCGCCGGATCAGCAAGCCCGGAACAAGCAAGACACTTAAATACCATCAGGATTTTCCATGCTAGACATTCAATCGCTCCGTAACGACCTGGACGCCGTCGCTGCCCGCCTGGCCAGCCGTGGCTACACTCTGGACACCGCCGCTTTCGTGGAAATGGAAGCCGACCGCAAGGCGCTGCAAACCCGCATGCAGGAACTGCAATCGCGCCGCAATGCCACCTCCAAGCAAATTGGCGAAGCCAAGCGCAAGGGCGAAGATGTGTCCGCCATCATGGCCGAAGTGGCCAATGTGGGTGATGAACTGAAGGCAGCCGAAGCCGCTTTCGAAGCGG is from Aquitalea aquatilis and encodes:
- a CDS encoding replication-associated recombination protein A; this translates as MNDLFAQEAKKPLAEALRPASLAEVIGQQHLIGPGKPLRLAVESGTLHSMILWGPPGVGKTTLARILAGSFDAEFIPLSAVFSGVKDIRDAVEQAHAALQRSGRHTILFVDEVHRFNKSQQDAFLPFVESGLLTFIGATTENPSFEVNSALLSRAQVYVLNSLSEDELVQLLQRARDKGALDGLEFDEQAIAALSGYADGDARRFLNLLEQTRTAALARKTSQITQDFLAEVLSVNARRFDKGGDAFYDQISALHKSVRGSNPDAALYWLTRMLDGGADPRYLARRLVRMAWEDIGLADPRAMQICNDAAATFERLGSPEGELALAQAAIYLAVAAKSNAGYMAYNQARAFVKQDKSRPVPVHLRNAPTKLMKELGYGHEYRYAHDEPNAYAAGESYLPDDMPEPGWYQPVPRGLEIKIGEKLALLKKWDEEAGKK